The Tubulanus polymorphus chromosome 6, tnTubPoly1.2, whole genome shotgun sequence genome includes a region encoding these proteins:
- the LOC141906894 gene encoding large ribosomal subunit protein uL14: MSKRGRGGTSGGKFRISLALPVGAVINCADNTGAKNLYVIAVQGIKGRLNRLPAAASGDMFVATVKKGKPELRKKVTPAVVIRQRKAIRRKNGVFIFFEDNAGVIVNNKGEMKGSAITGPVAKECADLWPRIASNASSIA, translated from the exons ATGTCGAAGAGAG GTCGTGGAGGTACTTCAGGAGGAAAATTCCGCATTTCTCTGGCTCTGCCGGTCGGTGCAGTCATCAACTGTGCTGATAATACAG GTGCCAAGAACTTGTACGTAATTGCTGTACAGGGAATTAAGGGTCGTTTGAACAGATTACCAGCTGCAGCTTCCGGAGATATGTTCGTAGCCACAGTCAAGAAAGGAAAACCTGAACTGAGAAAAAAGG taaCGCCGGCTGTAGTTATCAGACAAAGGAAAGCCATACGGCGGAAGAATGGAGTTTTTATATTCTTTGAAGATAACGCCGGAGTAATAGTGAATAATAAAGGAGAAATGAAAG gTTCTGCTATTACTGGACCAGTAGCGAAGGAATGTGCTGATCTATGGCCGCGTATCGCTTCAAATGCAAGCTCTATTGCTTAG
- the LOC141907276 gene encoding protein adenylyltransferase SelO, mitochondrial-like isoform X2, translating to MKKMEKLRFDNSALKSLPLDPEKKNFVRQVPGSCFSRLRPTPVEKPKTVAYCSNAMRTLLDLPESELERPEFAEYFSGNKLLPGSEPAAHCYCGHQFGYFSGQLGDGAAIYLGEIINKAGKRWEIQLKGAGLTPYSRSADGRKVLRSSIREFLCSEALHNLGIPTTRAGSCVTSDTKVVRDIFYDGHPKEEKATIVLRIAETFIRFGSFEIVLPISPDTGRKGPSVGRTDILHTMLQFTIKNYYPEIYKAHNKDQQRMYLEFYKEVVLRTARLVASWQCVGWCHGVLNTDNMSIYGLTIDYGPFGFMDKFDYNFICNGSDNEGRYAYDKQPEICKWNCMKLAETLDSAISKDKTLPELEKLFDPEFDKCYLATMRKKLGLLTDSAEDKDLVKSLLDTMHETGADMTNIFRSLSHLSLPGSDDFDEKFESLTDYILSQCSTVEELKRSLAPKMDPRQLQMLLMMMEMNPGFVESLGGGHRVILQELNRMEKAKEVKDMDPKEKKAADAKKWNEWLAKYIDRLQKEVDGDTSTSATNKTRRDLMDGNNPRIVLRNWIAQSAIEAAEKGDFTLVQSVLKMLENPYDGELEIKVSKTVSESASAPVVESAACSQLAATSSTSFDCKPPAWSTELVVT from the exons ATGAAAAAGATGGAAAAACTACGATTTGACAACAGTGCGTTAAAATCATTACCACTTGACCCGGAGAAGAAGAACTTTGTACGGCAGGTCCCGGGATCTTGTTTTTCCCGTTTGCGGCCTACCCCTGTCGAAAAACCAAAAACCGTCGCATACTGCTCTAATGCAATGCGGACATTACTCGATTTACCAGAATCGGAACTGGAAAGACCAGAGTTTGCAGAATATTTCTCCGGGAACAAGTTGTTACCTGGTTCCGAGCCAGCCGCGCATTGTTATTGTGGACACCAGTTTGGGTATTTCTCAGGTCAGCTGGGAGATGGCGCTGCGAT ATATTTGGGAGAAATCATCAATAAAGCCGGAAAACGGTGGGAAATACAGTTGAAAGGAGCTGGATTAACCCCTTACTCTCGTTCAGCAGATGGACGAAAAGTTCTCCGTTCATCGATCAGAGAATTCCTGTGCAGTGAG GCATTGCATAATCTGGGCATTCCGACGACACGTGCAGGGTCTTGTGTAACGTCTGATACTAAAGTTGTTCGCGACATATTTTATGATGGACATCCGAAAGAGGAGAAAGCCACTATTGTGCTCCGAATTGCTGAAACATTCATTCG ATTCGGATCGTTTGAGATAGTTTTGCCCATATCTCCCGACACAGGACGTAAAGGACCCAGTGTTGGACGCACTGACATTCTACACACAATGCTACAATTCACGATTAAAAACTACTATCCAGAG ATTTATAAAGCTCACAACAAAGACCAGCAAAGAATGTATTTAGAATTCTATAAGGAGGTAGTACTTCGTACAGCTCGACTGGTTGCGAGTTGGCAGTGCGTCGGTTGGTGTCATGG AGTGTTGAATACAGATAATATGTCTATTTATGGATTAACTATTGATTACGGACCGTTTGGATTCATGGATAAATTCGATTACAACTTCATCTGTAATGGATCGG ATAATGAAGGTAGATACGCGTACGACAAACAGCCAGAGATTTGTAAATGGAACTGTATGAAACTTGCTGAAACGCTTGACAGCGCGATTTCTAAAGACAAAACGCTGCCGGAGCTCGAGAAGTTATTTGACCCAGAATTTGATAAATGCTATTTGGCGACTATGCGGAAAAAG CTCGGTTTACTGACAGATTCAGCTGAAGACAA AGATTTGGTGAAGAGTTTATTGGACACTATGCATGAAACGGGAGCTGATATGACGAATATATTTCGCAGTTTAAGTCATCTGTCACTTCCTGGATCAGACGACTTCGACGAGAAATTTGAGTCACTTACGGATTATATTCTAAGCCAGTGTTCAACTGTCGAAGAACTTAAACGTTCTCTAGCGCCTAAAATGGATCCGAG ACAGTTACAGATGTTGTTAATGATGATGGAGATGAATCCAGGTTTTGTTGAATCCCTCGGTGGTGGACATCGCGTCATTTTACAGGAATTAAACAGAATGGAAAAAGCCAAAGAAGTCAAG gacATGGATCCAAAGGAGAAAAAAGCTGCAGACGCGAAGAAATGGAACGAATGGTTGGCTAAATATATCGATCGTTTACAGAAGGAAGTCGATGGTGATACTAGTACTAGTGCGACAAATAAAACCAGACGTGATCTCATGGATGGAAATAATCCCAG AATTGTTTTGCGAAACTGGATTGCTCAGAGTGCTATCGAAGCTGCCGAGAAAGGTGATTTTACGTTGGTACAAAGCGtattgaaaatgttagaaaatcCGTATGATGGCGAACTGGAAATCAAAGTCTCAAAAACCG tttcagAATCCGCGAGTGCGCCAGTTGTAGAAAGTGCAGCATGTTCCCAATTGGCAGCAACATCTTCCACCTCATTCGACTGTAAACCTCCTGCTTGGTCGACTGAACTGGTTGTCACATGA
- the LOC141907276 gene encoding protein adenylyltransferase SelO, mitochondrial-like isoform X1, whose protein sequence is MPIAYGESLTRIILRWSSQGSRYMKKMEKLRFDNSALKSLPLDPEKKNFVRQVPGSCFSRLRPTPVEKPKTVAYCSNAMRTLLDLPESELERPEFAEYFSGNKLLPGSEPAAHCYCGHQFGYFSGQLGDGAAIYLGEIINKAGKRWEIQLKGAGLTPYSRSADGRKVLRSSIREFLCSEALHNLGIPTTRAGSCVTSDTKVVRDIFYDGHPKEEKATIVLRIAETFIRFGSFEIVLPISPDTGRKGPSVGRTDILHTMLQFTIKNYYPEIYKAHNKDQQRMYLEFYKEVVLRTARLVASWQCVGWCHGVLNTDNMSIYGLTIDYGPFGFMDKFDYNFICNGSDNEGRYAYDKQPEICKWNCMKLAETLDSAISKDKTLPELEKLFDPEFDKCYLATMRKKLGLLTDSAEDKDLVKSLLDTMHETGADMTNIFRSLSHLSLPGSDDFDEKFESLTDYILSQCSTVEELKRSLAPKMDPRQLQMLLMMMEMNPGFVESLGGGHRVILQELNRMEKAKEVKDMDPKEKKAADAKKWNEWLAKYIDRLQKEVDGDTSTSATNKTRRDLMDGNNPRIVLRNWIAQSAIEAAEKGDFTLVQSVLKMLENPYDGELEIKVSKTVSESASAPVVESAACSQLAATSSTSFDCKPPAWSTELVVT, encoded by the exons ATGCCGATTGCATACGGAGAGAGCTTAACACGAATCATACTTCGTTG GTCCAGCCAAGGTTCGAGATATATGAAAAAGATGGAAAAACTACGATTTGACAACAGTGCGTTAAAATCATTACCACTTGACCCGGAGAAGAAGAACTTTGTACGGCAGGTCCCGGGATCTTGTTTTTCCCGTTTGCGGCCTACCCCTGTCGAAAAACCAAAAACCGTCGCATACTGCTCTAATGCAATGCGGACATTACTCGATTTACCAGAATCGGAACTGGAAAGACCAGAGTTTGCAGAATATTTCTCCGGGAACAAGTTGTTACCTGGTTCCGAGCCAGCCGCGCATTGTTATTGTGGACACCAGTTTGGGTATTTCTCAGGTCAGCTGGGAGATGGCGCTGCGAT ATATTTGGGAGAAATCATCAATAAAGCCGGAAAACGGTGGGAAATACAGTTGAAAGGAGCTGGATTAACCCCTTACTCTCGTTCAGCAGATGGACGAAAAGTTCTCCGTTCATCGATCAGAGAATTCCTGTGCAGTGAG GCATTGCATAATCTGGGCATTCCGACGACACGTGCAGGGTCTTGTGTAACGTCTGATACTAAAGTTGTTCGCGACATATTTTATGATGGACATCCGAAAGAGGAGAAAGCCACTATTGTGCTCCGAATTGCTGAAACATTCATTCG ATTCGGATCGTTTGAGATAGTTTTGCCCATATCTCCCGACACAGGACGTAAAGGACCCAGTGTTGGACGCACTGACATTCTACACACAATGCTACAATTCACGATTAAAAACTACTATCCAGAG ATTTATAAAGCTCACAACAAAGACCAGCAAAGAATGTATTTAGAATTCTATAAGGAGGTAGTACTTCGTACAGCTCGACTGGTTGCGAGTTGGCAGTGCGTCGGTTGGTGTCATGG AGTGTTGAATACAGATAATATGTCTATTTATGGATTAACTATTGATTACGGACCGTTTGGATTCATGGATAAATTCGATTACAACTTCATCTGTAATGGATCGG ATAATGAAGGTAGATACGCGTACGACAAACAGCCAGAGATTTGTAAATGGAACTGTATGAAACTTGCTGAAACGCTTGACAGCGCGATTTCTAAAGACAAAACGCTGCCGGAGCTCGAGAAGTTATTTGACCCAGAATTTGATAAATGCTATTTGGCGACTATGCGGAAAAAG CTCGGTTTACTGACAGATTCAGCTGAAGACAA AGATTTGGTGAAGAGTTTATTGGACACTATGCATGAAACGGGAGCTGATATGACGAATATATTTCGCAGTTTAAGTCATCTGTCACTTCCTGGATCAGACGACTTCGACGAGAAATTTGAGTCACTTACGGATTATATTCTAAGCCAGTGTTCAACTGTCGAAGAACTTAAACGTTCTCTAGCGCCTAAAATGGATCCGAG ACAGTTACAGATGTTGTTAATGATGATGGAGATGAATCCAGGTTTTGTTGAATCCCTCGGTGGTGGACATCGCGTCATTTTACAGGAATTAAACAGAATGGAAAAAGCCAAAGAAGTCAAG gacATGGATCCAAAGGAGAAAAAAGCTGCAGACGCGAAGAAATGGAACGAATGGTTGGCTAAATATATCGATCGTTTACAGAAGGAAGTCGATGGTGATACTAGTACTAGTGCGACAAATAAAACCAGACGTGATCTCATGGATGGAAATAATCCCAG AATTGTTTTGCGAAACTGGATTGCTCAGAGTGCTATCGAAGCTGCCGAGAAAGGTGATTTTACGTTGGTACAAAGCGtattgaaaatgttagaaaatcCGTATGATGGCGAACTGGAAATCAAAGTCTCAAAAACCG tttcagAATCCGCGAGTGCGCCAGTTGTAGAAAGTGCAGCATGTTCCCAATTGGCAGCAACATCTTCCACCTCATTCGACTGTAAACCTCCTGCTTGGTCGACTGAACTGGTTGTCACATGA
- the LOC141907277 gene encoding putative pterin-4-alpha-carbinolamine dehydratase, giving the protein MTLLRKSVGLLTSYRTGCIVEQLFITPSLLNRRSYAVKKKMPRLSEDERKTQLEPLKTAGWTMVEGRDAIYKEFLFKNFNEAFGFMTRVALLAEKMDHHPEWFNVYNKVQVTLSTHDVDGLSEKDVKVANFMEKAKSG; this is encoded by the exons ATGACGCTTTTGAGGAAGTCAGTAGGTTTACTAACGTCATACAGAACTGGTTGCATCGTCGAACAGCTGTTCATAACACCTTCACTCCTCAATCGTCGGTCATACGcagtaaaaaagaaaatg cCACGTTTATCAGAAGACGAAAGGAAAACCCAATTGGAACCTTTAAAAACTGCTGGATGGACGATGGTCGAAGGGCGCGACGCTATCTACAAAGAATTCCTATTCAAAAACTTTAATGAG GCATTTGGATTCATGACACGTGTTGCCTTATTAGCTGAAAAAATGGACCACCATCCAGAATGGTTCAATGTCTACAACAAG GTTCAAGTAACACTGAGTACGCATGATGTAGATGGCCTATCGGAAAAAGATGTCAAAGTCGCAAATTTCATGGAAAAAGCAAAATCCGGTTAA
- the LOC141907439 gene encoding uncharacterized protein LOC141907439 has product MSEEDNFGEGIIHTDNQALLSLLRDTTQDEQLKPDSNNMSRKLTAQQQQKKVYVDWPENSAEEEEFRFVSSRVEDYNDRHDRNHEYVLRGNSGSSQPRRHQEAPVTVDRDVRESTIQDDEETLRREAAYQQELKQRVEAREYDIENQRFPADQRRDDIIYDPTVPRLDLNSLQTDLPEESSGAPINISLRSPQPPKKKVVGFDTDSIDGDSSGDELVDSLDYNPHRRLAPPAPAKHLGTHKKSDYAPSSRENNEMSDHIISNNPIVGVYSRDSFNNEVERPGPRPQPRGAVSHQQPAPFVLHSDRSEQPRHWIDSNRYADENRLTNYHQPSDRYEEQPVGGVEDERRVPAAETGSSRYEAQPDSTGRYTVVTTRHPQQQQYITPLARGYNDQQFDQPQQYIGDQNYAREIPYNQQPPTDQSYYHPQQHRDRNRHPVQQYDYDRNEPNSPPQQGQYREQEYDNPSIGQYPSYQQQIPAQQYQQQQVPPQQYQQQQGPPQQYQQQQGPSQQYQQQQGPAQHYQQQQGPPQQYQQQQGPPQQGYSHTRQHPAQFHYSPQSQPASAPYSHNDDDLGIYDDPGSSSAGDSEMKRRESELSTIDLASELEAYQNRRQGAARTLSHDSEYDRKMHNMNKTTKTNKKPVPNNKPLVSNFPFDERPVVDYIEKNKQEIVVKKVEGSYNQAYKKRQTLNKQPTGPARRDSFTRKPPLPSIRASNSTGSIPDVLNHAAGPPQSAEEVWNQKMRDLQDQKRQKSSGKNKPKMFKKYNSDNRLNYQPEERGYASDAYPSTQVSRRLPPPGVQPRSYDYIDNDNQQQMAPPAKPVWNDNDLREQRVAVDINLKLMTPNQLNQIKQQQQPPPQQPPPHGAAAAGSPRDTQRIYQPQQTLSAGAVERQYQYSDPYRPDNEFLSPRSEDLTKGGRQQLQTNPYSPLPPIPPYYSDPNNQEEEGYLAQFQKQKHHEVSYKPYSLNDYKKLQLEIKLGGLGPNLDNETHKEKLEKKLRQAEYARQLREKNLMSGQHAKPPKPRPKPEREVITPTVSKRHAAMEYAKTLQKPHSRKNSAEDGVKVGARSPKTKPPKAKSQPAKEETVDYIDLQRLLHQHAKDKENADAIRGTFRGVEGKA; this is encoded by the exons ATGAGTGAAGAAGACAATTTTGGCGAAGGAATCATTCATACCGACAATCAAGCTCTGTTATCCCTGCTCCGCGATACAACGCAAGACGAACAACTCAAGCCGGACAGTAATAATATGAGCCGAAAATTGACGGCTCAGCAGCAACAGAAAAAGGTGTACGTCGATTGGCCCGAAAATAGCGCGGAAGAGGAAGAATTTCGTTTCGTCAGCAGCAGAGTCGAAGATTACAACGATCGACATGATCGAAATCACGAGTACGTTTTACGCGGAAATTCGGGAAGTAGTCAGCCTCGTCGACACCAGGAGGCGCCGGTGACGGTAGATCGAGACGTTCGTGAAAGCACGATCCAAGACGACGAGGAAACGTTACGACGAGAAGCGGCGTATCAGCAGGAGTTGAAACAACGAGTCGAGGCGAGAGAATACGATATCGAGAATCAGAGATTCCCGGCCGATCAGCGACGAGACGACATCATCTACGACCCGACCGTACCGAGGTTAGATTTGAACTCGCTGCAGACGGATTTACCGGAAGAGTCATCCGGTGCACCGATTAACATCTCACTGCGATCACCGCAACCACCGAAAAAGAAAGTCGTCGGGTTCGACACGGActcaatagatggcgatagTAGCGGCGACGAGCTCGTAGATAGTTTAGATTACAATCCACACCGTAGATTAGCGCCCCCTGCACCGGCGAAGCATTTAGGCACGCACAAAAAAAGCGATTACGCGCCGTCCAGTAGAGAAAATAACGAAATGTCCGATCATATTATTAGTAATAACCCTATTGTCGGTGTTTATTCTAGGGATAGTTTCAATAATGAGGTGGAGCGGCCCGGTCCGAGACCGCAGCCTCGTGGAGCCGTCAGTCACCAACAACCAGCGCCGTTCGTGCTTCATTCCGACCGATCGGAGCAGCCTCGTCACTGGATCGATTCTAATCGTTACGCCGACGAAAACCGATTGACGAATTATCATCAGCCGTCCGATCGGTACGAAGAACAGCCAGTAGGTGGCGTCGAGGATGAACGGCGAGTGCCGGCCGCGGAAACGGGTTCATCGCGTTACGAAGCGCAGCCAGATTCTACAGGTCGGTATACGGTAGTAACAACGCGACACccgcaacaacaacaatacatCACACCACTGGCTAGAGGTTACAACGATCAACAATTTGATCAACCACAGCAGTACATCGGTGATCAGAACTACGCGCGAGAAATACCCTACAATCAACAACCACCAACAGATCAGTCGTATTATCACCCTCAACAACACAGAGACCGTAACAGACATCCCGTACAACAGTACGATTACGATCGAAATGAACCGAATTCCCCGCCCCAACAAGGACAATATCGTGAACAGGAATACGATAATCCGTCGATAGGACAATATCCATCTTATCAGCAACAGATACCGGCTCAACAGTACCAGCAGCAACAGGTACCGCCCCAACAGTACCAGCAGCAACAGGGACCGCCTCAACAGTACCAGCAGCAACAGGGACCGTCCCAACAGTACCAGCAGCAACAGGGACCGGCTCAACATTACCAGCAGCAACAGGGGCCGCCTCAACAGTACCAGCAGCAACAGGGACCGCCTCAACAGGGATACAGTCACACCCGTCAGCATCCGGctcaatttcattattcacCGCAATCTCAGCCGGCGTCTGCTCCGTACAGTCACAACGACGACGACCTCGGTATCTACGACGACCCGGGATCGAGCAGCGCCGGCGACTCGGAAATGAAACGTCGCGAATCGGAACTATCGACGATCGATCTCGCGAGCGAGTTGGAAGCGTATCAGAATCGACGCCAAGGTGCCGCGCGTACGCTGTCGCACGACAGCGAATACGACCGCAAAATGCATAATATGaacaaaacaacgaaaacaaacaaaaaaccaGTTCCCAATAATAAACCTCTAGTCAGTAACTTCCCGTTCGATGAAAGACCCGTCGTCGATTATAtagagaaaaataaacaagagATCGTCGTGAAAAAAGTGGAAGGATCGTATAACCAGGCGTATAAAAAGAGACAAACGTTGAACAAACAACCAACGGGGCCGGCGAGGAGGGATTCGTTTACGAGAAAACCACCGTTACCTAGTATCAGAGCGTCGAACAGTACGGGTTCGATACCGGACGTGTTGAATCACGCGGCGGGACCTCCGCAGTCGGCAGAGGAAGTCTGGAATCAGAAAATGCGCGATCTACAAGATCAAAAACGTCAGAAGTCGTCCGGGAAAAATAAaccgaaaatgtttaaaaagtacAACAGCGATAACCGTTTGAATTACCAGCCGGAGGAACGCGGTTACGCTAGCGACGCTTACCCGTCGACGCAAGTATCGCGGCGTTTACCGCCACCTGGTGTACAGCCGCGTAGTTACGATTACATCGATAATGATAACCAACAGCAGATGGCGCCGCCGGCTAAACCGGTGTGGAACGATAACGATCTACGCGAACAGCGAGTCGCAGTCGATATTAATCTGAAGTTGATGACACCGAATCAGTTAAACCAAAttaaacagcagcagcagccaccTCCACAACAACCTCCACCACacggtgctgctgctgctggttcACCACGTGACACACAGAGAATATACCAGCCTCAACAAACTCTTTCAGCAGGAGCTGTAGAAAGACAATACCAG TATTCAGATCCGTACCGGCCAGATAATGAATTCCTATCTCCGAGATCCGAGGACCTCACGAAAGGAGGTCGTCAGCAGTTACAGACGAATCCGTACTCACCTCTTCCGCCGATACCCCCTTACTACAGCGACCCTAATAATCAG GAGGAAGAAGGATATTTGGCTCAatttcagaaacagaaacatcaTGAAGTCAGCTACAAACCGTACAGTTTAAACGATTATAAGAAACTACAATTAGAAATCAAACTCGGCGGACTCGGACCAAACCTTGATAACGAAACTCACAAAGAAAAg TTGGAGAAGAAACTGCGGCAAGCGGAGTACGCTCGTCAGCTGCGCGAGAAAAACCTGATGAGCGGTCAGCACGCTAAACCTCCTAAGCCTCGACCTAAACCAGAGCGCGAGGTCATCACACCAACAGTTTCAAAAAGACACGCT gcgATGGAATACGCGAAAACTCTCCAGAAACCTCACTCGCGTAAGAATTCGGCCGAAGATGGCGTCAAAGTCGGTGCGCGCTCGCCGAAAACGAAACCTCCTAAGGCTAAATCGCAACCGGCGAAGGAGGAAACGGTGGACTATATCGATTTGCAGCGTTTGTTACATCAACACGCGAAGGATAAAGAAAACGCGGATGCGATTCGTGGAACGTTTCGTGGCGTCGAAGGAAAAGCGTAG
- the LOC141906867 gene encoding cullin-1-like, with product MMSSSSSSSRGSNHHGLKSIGLDQIWDDLKSGIEDVYRRQSMPKTRYMELYTHVYNYCTSVHQSGGPQQRTPTSKSKRGQPQGGAQIVGLELYRRLREFLKNYLVILLKDGQDLMDVVVLKFYTQQWEEYQFSSKVLNGVCAYLNRHWVRRECDEGRKGIYEIYNLALVTWRDNLFKHLNKQVTNAVLKLIERERMGETINTRLVSGVINCYVELGLNEDEPSPKGPTLSVYKENFENHFLEDTVRFYTRESSEFLRQNPVTEYMKKAEARLAEEQKRVQIYLHESTYDSLARVCEKVLIDKHLEIFHSEFQNLLNDDKNEDLGRMYQLVSRIQDGLGELKNLLESHIHSQGLSAIEKCGESAINDPKTYVQTILAVHKKYNALVMTAFNNDSGFVAALDKACGRFINNNAVTKAANSSSKSPELLAKYCDLLLKKSSKNPEEAELEDTLNQVMVVFKYIEDKDVFQKFYSKMLAKRLVQHMSASDDAEASMISKLKQACGFEYTSKLQRMFQDIGVSKDLNEHFKRHLQQSSDPLDIDFSIQVLSSGSWPFQQSCAFALPSELERSFQRFTTFYGSQHSGRKLMWLYQMSKGELITNCFKNRYTLQASTFQMAVLLQYNQGDSYSVQQLQESTQIKQEILLQVLQILLKSKLLVTEDDENNLQMTSNLALYLQYKNKKLRVNINVPMKTEVKAEQESTHQHIEEDRKLLIQAAIVRIMKMRKVLKHQQLLGEVLNQLSSRFKPRVPIIKKCIDILIEKEYLERVDGQKDTYSYLA from the exons ATGATGTCGTCCAGTTCGTCATCATCTCGTGGCTCGAATCACCACGGATTGAAGAGTATCGGGCTCGATCAGATCTGGGATGATTTGAAATCCGGAATCGAAGATGTTTATAGAAGACAGAGCATGCCGAAAACACGATACATGGAACTTTACAC ACATGTATATAATTACTGCACCAGTGTTCACCAATCGGGAGGTCCACAACAACGCACGCCGACATCAAAATCTAAACGAGGTCAACCGCAAGGTGGCGCCCAAATTGTCGGACTTGAACTTTATCGTCGTCTCAGGGAGTTTCTGAAAAACTACTTGGTCATCTTATTAAAG GACGGCCAGGATTTGATGGATGTAGTGGTTTTGAAGTTTTACACTCAACAATGGGAGGAATATCAATTCTCGAGTAAGGTGCTGAACGGTGTGTGTGCATATTTAAACCGTCATTGGGTCAGACGCGAGTGTGATGAGGGACGTAAgggtatatatgaaatatacaat CTGGCATTGGTCACATGGAGAGATAATCTATTCAAACACCTGAACAAACAAGTGACGAATGCTGtattaaaactgattgaaCGTGAACGTATGGGTGAAACTATTAATACGCGACTGGTCAGTGGTGTTATTAACTGTTACG TTGAGTTGGGTTTAAATGAAGATGAACCGTCGCCGAAAGGCCCGACGCTCAGCGTTTACAAGGAAAACTTCGAGAATCATTTCCTCGAAGATACGGTGCGATTTTACACGCGTGAAAGCTCGGAATTCCTCCGACAAAACCCTGTCACTGAATACATGAAAAAG GCCGAAGCGCGACTAGCCGAAGAACAGAAACGAGTTCAGATATATTTACATGAGAGTACATACGATTCACTGGCTCGTGTCTGCGAGAAAGTTCTCATTGATAAACACCTCGAGATATTCCATTCCGAGTTTCAGAATCTACTCAACGATGATAAAAATGAGg ATCTTGGTCGTATGTATCAGCTCGTGTCCCGGATACAGGACGGTCTCGGTGAACTGAAGAATCTGCTAGAGTCACATATACACAGTCAGGGACTGTCAGCGATAGAGAAATGTGGAGAATCTGCAATCAAT GATCCAAAAACTTATGTCCAAACAATTTTAGCAGTCCATAAAAAGTACAATGCGCTAGTGATGACAGCGTTTAACAATGATTCAGGCTTCGTAGCGGCTTTAGACAAG GCTTGCGGTCGTTTCATAAACAACAACGCTGTAACAAAGGCAGCCAATTCATCAAGCAAATCACCAGAGCTCCTTGCCAAATACTGTGATCTCCTTCTTAAAAAGAG CTCAAAGAATCCGGAAGAAGCTGAATTGGAGGACACTCTTAATCAAGTT ATGGTCGTGTTCAAATATATCGAAGACAAAGACGTTTTCCAGAAGTTTTACAGTAAAATGTTGGCTAAACGACTTGTACAACACATGTCAGCTAGTGATGACGCTGAAGCGAGTATGATCTCCAAATTAAAG CAAGCATGTGGTTTCGAATACACTTCGAAGTTACAGAGAATGTTTCAGGATATCGGCGTCAGTAAAGATTTAAATGAACATTTCAAACGTCATTTACAGCAGTCATCTGATCCACTGGACA TTGATTTTAGCATCCAAGTGTTAAGCTCTGGTTCCTGGCCCTTCCAGCAATCTTGTGCATTTGCTTTACCTTCTGAG TTGGAGCGAAGTTTCCAACGATTTACGACGTTTTATGGCAGTCAGCACAGCGGTCGTAAACTCATGTGGCTTTATCAAATGTCCAAAGGTGAACTCATCACAAACTGTTTCAAAAATCGTTACACGTTACAG GCATCTACATTTCAAATGGCCGTACTGTTACAGTACAATCAAGGTGATAGTTACTCAGTTCAGCAGTTACAGGAGAGCACACAAATAAAACAG GAGATTTTATTACAAGTGCTTCAGATACTGCTGAAATCTAAACTGCTGGTTACCGAGGACGATGAAAACAACCTTCAAATGACCTCTAATCTGGCACTTTACTTACAATATAAAAA TAAGAAACTTCGTGTAAATATTAACGTCCCGATGAAAACTGAAGTGAAGGCTGAACAAGAATCGACCCACCAACATATAGAGGAAGATCGTAAATTACTTATACAA GCTGCAATTGtgagaataatgaaaatgcGCAAGGTTTTAAAACATCAGCAATTATTAGGCGAAGTTCTAAATCAGCTGTCCTCCAGATTCAAGCCAAGAGTGCCTATAATTAAG AAATGTATAGATATTTTGATAGAAAAGGAATATTTGGAGCGTGTTGATGGTCAAAAGGACACGTACAGTTACCTAGCATAG